CAGGTTTGCGTCTTGGCGTTTCGACCCATGACGATATGGAGATCGACGTGGCGCTGGCGGCGCGCCCGTCTTATATCGCGCTGGGCCATGTTTTCCCCACGCAAACCAAACAGATGCCTTCCGCGCCGCAGGGGCTGGAACAACTGGCGCGACATATTGCGCGGCTGGCCGATTACCCGACCGTAGCCATCGGTGGTATCAGTCTGGCGCGCGCACCAGAGGTACTGGCGACGGGCGTTGGCAGCATCGCCGTGGTCAGTGCAATCACCCAGGCCACTGACTGGCGGCTGGCTACCGATCAATTACTGGCGCTTGCGGGGGTGGGTGATGAATGATCGCGATTTTATGCGCTACAGCCGCCAGATCCTGCTGGAAGATATCGCTGTTGTCGGCCAGCAAAAGCTGCTCGCCAGCCGGGTGCTGATTGTTGGTCTCGGCGGTCTTGGCGCGCCCGCGGCAGTTTACCTTGCTGGCGCGGGTATCGGCACGCTGGCGCTGGCCGATGACGACGCGGTACACCTGAGTAACCTGCAACGGCAGATCCTGTTCACCACAGACGATATCAACCAACCGAAAGCGGGCGTCACCGCGCAACGCTTACACCAGCTTAATCCGGATATCGAACTGATTACTCTTGAGCAGCGGCTCAGTGGTGAAGCACTACAGCAGCAGGTTGCACAGGCTGATGTGGTGCTCGATTGCAGTGACAATATGGCCACTCGCCAGGCGATTAATGCCGCCTGCGTGGCGCAGGAAACACCGTTGATCAGCGCCAGTGCGGTTGGCTTTGGCGGACAGATGATGGTGCTGACGCCGCCCTGGCAACAGGGTTGTTATCGCTGCTTGTGGCCCGATGAAAGCGAACCGGAGCGCAACTGCCGTACGGCGGGCATTGTTGGCCCGGTGGTCGGCGTCATGGGTGCCATGCAGGCGCTGGAAGCCATCAAATTGTTAAGCGGCATCAGCACCACCAGCGGCGAGTTACGGCTATTTGATGCCCGAACCAATCTCTGGCGCACGCTGGCGCTGCATCGCGCCCAGGGATGCCCGGTATGCGGAGGGCGGCATGCAAATACGCTTCAATGATGAGCCGATGCAGTGCGCGTCCGGGCTTTCCGTTGCTGCGCTATTGCAGCACATCAATCAGCTAAAACCTGGTGCCGCGCTTGCGGTGAATCAACAGATCCTGCCGCGCGAGCGCTGGGATGAGCATCTTGTGCAGGACGGCGACGAAATCCTGCTTTTTCAGGTTATCGCAGGGGGTTGAGATGTTACGTATTGCAGATAAAACGTTTACCTCGCGGCTGTTTACCGGCACCGGTAAATTTTCCACGCCGCAACTGATGATCGACGCGATCCGCGCCTCCGGCAGTGAACTGGTCACGCTGGCCATGAAGCGCGTGGATCTTCGCAAACAAAGCGATGGCATCCTGCAACCGCTGCGCGATGCAGGTGTCACGTTGCTGCCGAACACATCCGGGGCGAAGAATGCTGAGGATGCCATTTTTGCCGCGCAGCTGGCGCGTGAAGCGCTGGGAACTCACTGGTTAAAGCTGGAAATCCACCCGGATGCCCGTTGGCTATTGCCAGATCCGATCGAAACCCTGCGCGCGGCAGAAAAGCTGGTGCAACAGGGTTTTGTAGTGCTGCCCTACTGCGGCGCCGATCCGGTGCTGTGCAAACGGCTGGAAGAAGTCGGCTGCGCGGCAGTCATGCCGCTGGGTGCGCCGATTGGTTCAAACCAGGGGCTGGAAACCCGCGCCATGCTGGAGATCATCATTGAGCAGGCGAATGTCCCGGTGGTGGTTGACGCCGGGATTGGTACGCCCAGCCATGCCACACAGGCGCTGGAGATGGGCGCAGATGCCGTGCTGGTGAATACCGCCATTGCCGTCGCCGACGATCCGGTCACCATGGCGCGCGCTTTTCGTCTGGCGGTAGAAGCCGGCACGCTGGCGCGTCAGGCCGTACCGGGTGCGCGCCAGCGTTTTGCGGCGGCCACCAGCCCGCTGACCGGTTTTCTGGAGGCCACCTTATGAGCACCTTTAGCGATTACTGGCGGCAACTCGACTGGGACGATATTGGTCTGCGCATTCACAGTAAAACCGCAGCCGATGTTGAACGCGCGCTGAATGCCCGGCAACCGACGCGCGACGATATGATGGCGCTGCTCTCCCCCGCTGCCAGCGGTTTTCTTGAAGCCATGGCGCAGCGTGCGCAGCGGCTGACCCGCCAGCGGTTTGGTAACACAGTCAGCTTTTATGTTCCGCTGTATTTGTCGAATCTCTGCGCCAATGACTGTACCTACTGCGGCTTTTCGATGAGTAACCATCTGAAGCGCAAGACACTGGATGAACAGGAGATTGCGCGTGAATGTGCAGCCTTGCGCGATCTGGGCTTTGAGCATCTGTTACTGGTAACCGGCGAGCATCAGGGCAAAGTGGGAATGGACTATTTTCGCCGCCATTTACCGGACATTCGCCGCCAGTTCGCCTCACTACAGATGGAAGTACAGCCGCTCTCAGAGGAGGAGTACGCCGAGCTGAAAACCCTTGGGCTGGATGGCGTAATGGTCTACCAGGAAACTTATCACGAAGCTCAATACGCCCGTCACCACCTGCGGGGCAAAAAGCAGGATTTCTTCTGGCGTCTGGAAACGCCGGACAGGCTTGGCCGCGCCGGGATCGACAAAATCGGCCTCGGCGCGCTGATGGGGCTTTCCGACAACTGGCGCATAGATTGCTATATGGTGGCGGAACACCTGCTATGGTTGCAACAGCACTACTGGCAAAGCCGCTTTTCCGTCTCTTTTCCGCGCCTGCGCCCCTGTGCTGGCGGCATTGAACCCGCGTCACTGATGGATGAGCGCCAGCTGGTGCAAACCATTTGCGCTTTCCGTCTGCTGGCGCCGGATGTGGAACTGTCGCTCTCAACGCGCGAATCGCCGCACTTCCGCGATCACGTGATCCCACTGGCCATCAACAATGTCAGCGCGTTTTCTAAAACGCAGCCAGGGGGTTATGCCGATGACCATCCGGAACTGGAGCAGTTTTCCCCGCACGACGGACGCCGCCCGCAAGAAGTTGCCGACGCATTAGTCGCAAGCGGGTTGCAACCCGTATGGAAAGACTGGGATAGCTGGCTGGGACGTTCGCCGCAAAAAAACAGCAATACGCTGATAACGGGTTAAAACCTTGCGGTGCGCCGCGTAAAAACAGGATCGGACTGTCGCACACAGGCAGCCGATCCTGCATGGTGTCTGTGTCAGCTTCACTGTCTGACCGGAGCGATCGCTTTACTCTCCCCTCATATCGCTCCGTTTTCCCTCCAACGGAATAAAAAACCAT
Above is a genomic segment from Kosakonia radicincitans DSM 16656 containing:
- a CDS encoding HesA/MoeB/ThiF family protein produces the protein MNDRDFMRYSRQILLEDIAVVGQQKLLASRVLIVGLGGLGAPAAVYLAGAGIGTLALADDDAVHLSNLQRQILFTTDDINQPKAGVTAQRLHQLNPDIELITLEQRLSGEALQQQVAQADVVLDCSDNMATRQAINAACVAQETPLISASAVGFGGQMMVLTPPWQQGCYRCLWPDESEPERNCRTAGIVGPVVGVMGAMQALEAIKLLSGISTTSGELRLFDARTNLWRTLALHRAQGCPVCGGRHANTLQ
- the thiH gene encoding 2-iminoacetate synthase ThiH encodes the protein MSTFSDYWRQLDWDDIGLRIHSKTAADVERALNARQPTRDDMMALLSPAASGFLEAMAQRAQRLTRQRFGNTVSFYVPLYLSNLCANDCTYCGFSMSNHLKRKTLDEQEIARECAALRDLGFEHLLLVTGEHQGKVGMDYFRRHLPDIRRQFASLQMEVQPLSEEEYAELKTLGLDGVMVYQETYHEAQYARHHLRGKKQDFFWRLETPDRLGRAGIDKIGLGALMGLSDNWRIDCYMVAEHLLWLQQHYWQSRFSVSFPRLRPCAGGIEPASLMDERQLVQTICAFRLLAPDVELSLSTRESPHFRDHVIPLAINNVSAFSKTQPGGYADDHPELEQFSPHDGRRPQEVADALVASGLQPVWKDWDSWLGRSPQKNSNTLITG
- the thiE gene encoding thiamine phosphate synthase, coding for MYQPDFPPVPFRLGLYPVVDSIEWVARLLDAGVRTLQLRIKDKRDDEVEEDVIAAIALGRRYHARLFINDYWRLAIKHQAYGVHLGQEDLETTDLSAIRTAGLRLGVSTHDDMEIDVALAARPSYIALGHVFPTQTKQMPSAPQGLEQLARHIARLADYPTVAIGGISLARAPEVLATGVGSIAVVSAITQATDWRLATDQLLALAGVGDE
- the thiG gene encoding thiazole synthase, translating into MLRIADKTFTSRLFTGTGKFSTPQLMIDAIRASGSELVTLAMKRVDLRKQSDGILQPLRDAGVTLLPNTSGAKNAEDAIFAAQLAREALGTHWLKLEIHPDARWLLPDPIETLRAAEKLVQQGFVVLPYCGADPVLCKRLEEVGCAAVMPLGAPIGSNQGLETRAMLEIIIEQANVPVVVDAGIGTPSHATQALEMGADAVLVNTAIAVADDPVTMARAFRLAVEAGTLARQAVPGARQRFAAATSPLTGFLEATL
- the thiS gene encoding sulfur carrier protein ThiS, which encodes MQIRFNDEPMQCASGLSVAALLQHINQLKPGAALAVNQQILPRERWDEHLVQDGDEILLFQVIAGG